TGTTGTTTACTTATTGTAATCGTCAATAAGATATATGACCTTTTTTTCACTTTATCTAGTGATCAAAGTGATGGGCGAGACCTTGTTCAAGTATCTCTTAAAGATCTGAAATGCCTTTCACCTGGGGAATATCTTACATCGCCAGTTATAAATTTCTACATCAGGTGACTTCTAAGTACCGACTGGGATACTTGCATTATATGTCTCGTGTTATAGCTTTGTAATAATTTCTGCTTCTGTTTGACTAGGTACGTGCAACATCACGTGTTTTCAGCTGATAAGACTGCTGCTAATTGTCATTTCTTCAATACGTTTTTCTACAAGAAGCTCACAGAAGCTGTTTCATACAAGGTGATTGCTTTCCCTGGTTTCTATAAAGATAATTATTAGTTCTCAGAGctcattatattttgtttgcatttaaaaaaaattcaagtcCTCAAGATGCTTTATGTTTCATTGTTCTATTATAGAAGGTTgagtaaatatttcatttgcAACTGTAACaagaattgagaaaaaaaatgataatactACCTCTTTTATGAATCTTGTgatttaacattatttttcttctggCGACTCATGTGTTGTTCGGTCTCTTTGTCTTGTCCTTTCACTATGATTAGGGTAATGACAGGGATGCATATTTTGTGAAGTTCAGGCGGTGGTGGAAGGGTTTTGATCTATTCtgtaaatcatatatatttataccaATACATGAAGAGTAAGTAATTTACTGACTGTTTATTATTGAATCCCATGAATGCATTTTTTTGGCATGAAGAGTAATTTTTGTCATCTAAGCTTAGAGGATTATGCAAAAAGATGGTATCTTAGATCAGAGTTATCACATCTCAGTCTGCTCTTTCTAATGGAGAAATGTTCTCAGCATCAATTGTTAGATTGGTTAATGTTTTCTTTCCCTCTTGAATGTTTCAGTCTTCACTGGAGCTTAGTCATAATTTGCATCCCAGACAAGGAGGACGAATCGGGATTGACTATAATTCACTTGGATTCATTGGGACTTCACCcaagaaatttgattttcaataaTGTCAAAAGGTGAGACCCAAGGAATCCGTATCATTGATGCTGATTGCATAAAGTTTCTCAGTGTCAAGAGTCTAAGACCATCTTAACTATATTCTATTTGTGGTTTTAATTACAAGTTATTGTTGCAGATTTCTGAGAGAGGAATGGAACTATCTAAATCAAGATGCTCCATTGGATTTACCAATTTCAGCAAAAGTATGGAGAGACCTTCCCAATATGATCAACGAAGCTGAAGTGCAGGCTAGTCTTTATACCTTAAGTTGCAAATCATAATGTTTGAAGACAAATTATAGTATTCTTCTAAATAATTTCATCACCTTTTCAGGTTCCACAACAGAAGAACGATTTCGACTGTGGTCTGTTTCTGCTCTTCTTCATAAGACGTTTCATCGAAGAGGCTCCTCAAAGGCTGACATTGCAGGATTTGAAAATGGTGCGTTTTTCTTCCATCTTTGTTTCTATGATCTATTCTAAACAATTTGCTGTTAACAGAACTTGTTGTATTGTCTTCATCTCCAGATTCACAAGAAGTGGTTTAAACCGGAAGAAGCTTCCGCTTTGAGGATCAAAATCTGGAACATACTCGTTGATCTATTCCGCAAGGGTAACCAAACAGATTAAAGCTGTATAGAACAGTGTCAAGTTTGGTCACTCTAATTAAGGAATGAAATGAAAGATACGTTTTTGTTAACAATCATTTTGTTCAAGTCCTGTAATAAACTAAGGAGCATGACATAATCAGAACAAATCAACAAGGTAATAATAACGTATCCGAATAAAAAGCCAACATTGCTGCAATGGTGCAAAGTAACACAGCTTTAGCAAAATTTCAAGTCTTACAAGCTATCTTTATAACGATTCAGTCAACAGTTTCTCTCAAGCATTTGAAATAGTTTTGGTCGTCCCTCTACATAATCCATTAAACCGAGATTGATACAACACTAAAGAATCTAAAACAGCGGAAAGCAAAACTCAAAGGGGCTTTGTATCCCAAAGATGCAGCATTCCGTATAGCCCAGGCTAGGCCGTGATTTCTGTGCCTtctactctctctttctccgaAATGCCTCTGCTTGTCTTAGTCCCTGCAAATGTGCAACAAAACATCACAATCAAACATTAGCCATGAGATTACGACATGGTTACATGGACTGGtaattttcaaagattttacaaTTGCGCAACTTCTTTATGAATAAAAACCATTAGAATCAAAGTCAAACTTTCTTTCCAAATCACTCCACAGATGTGAACTCAAAGTATTACTCATACACTAGGAATATACGATATCTGATTCCAAAAGAATTAAGACACATGTTACATGCAAGGATACTCAGATGACAACTTTAGCTTTGCtacaattatatataccaATAATAACTATTATGCAGCTGTTACGTAAAGGCACACACCACACATCAtgacaagagaaacaaataaacaaaatagtCTGGAAGAAGGTTACATACCAGTACTTAATCAAGCCGTCCCAACCACAAGTTGCGACTTTACTCTGTTCCAGAGGATGCCACTCGGCTCCAATGCATACTCCATTGTGACATTTAAGAGTCCTAAACACTTTGCAGCTCTTCCAGTCCCAAAACCAGCACTTACCCTCACCATCTCCTGACATTACAAACCGTCCATCTGGCGAGAAGTTAACTTGGCATGCATAACCGGCAACAATGTGCCCTGCAAACctcttctttttattcagCTGAAACCTTTCTCGGGTACTGTAGATCAGAATCTGGTTATCCAAACTCTGTGCAGCAAGCCAGTTTCCATTCGGGTGAACAGAAATGGAAGGCATAGAATGCATATGAGGCTCACTGATATACTTGATAACCACCGGGATCCCAAATTCCCAAACACGGAGAGACTTATCATCGCTCGACGTGACAAATCTTCTGTTATTGTCCACAAATGTGATAGTATTAACTGCCCCCAAGTGCTGATCATACTCTTGCGTAACCTCCCCCGTATTAATATCCCACTGCACAATCTTCTTATCACTCATACCAGCCAACAAAATGTTCTGCTTGTCATCATCCGGATTCAGCTTAACCACATACGGAATCTTCCCAGTGGAGAAAGTCGATATAACTTGGCCAGTTTCCGTGTCCCAATACTTAATGTTCTTATCATACCCAGCAGTCAAGAATTTAGACCCATCATTGGAGAAGCAAATATCCCTCACAGCTTTGGCGTGACCCATGTAAGTCCTCATACATTTACCAGAGTTATACACATCCCAAATCTTAACCTTACAATCCATACCTGCAGAGAGAAGCAAATGTCCTTGCTTTGGGAAGAACCTAATAGCGGAAACACCTTTCGTGTGCCCACTCCATGTATGAACCAAACGTTTTGGAATGTAGCAATGATCATTGTTCGCCTTAGCATCTTTAGGAGCCTCAATCCAAGACCTTCCTTGATAATCTTTCTCCTCTTTGCCATGGAAGGTACTCTTATCCGCATAATGCTCTCCTTTGGTTTCACCTTGTTGTcccttctcctccttcttcttggCATGATCCTCCGCATACTTCTTCTGCTCCTCCGTCAACTCTCCCTGAACCACCTCCTTCTTCCTCGACCACGGACTCTTCCTATTCTTCCTAAGCCAAGCTTCCGTCTCCGGATTCTCAGCTTCCGGCTCaatctcttcctttttctcttcccCTTCCCTCTCCTCTTTGCTCCTCTCAATCTTCCTCCGCTTCTGCTCACTCTGAGGAATATTAAAAACCGAAAGACCATCGTTCTTCTTAAACGCCTCAACATCGCCGACGTAGTTCATCCCAGACGGATCCGCCGCGTAACCGCACTTATGAAACGTATGGTACTGCTCTTCAAACCCAAACGATCCAATCGAAGCATCTTCCACAGAACCTAGCTTATGATTCCGCATCCCTTGAGCGATCCCGTCTTTCGCATACGGATGCGCGGGGCCGAACATCGGAGCCCACAGCTGATCATGGGTAGGGTTATAAAAGACGACGTGTTGAGTCGGGTCAATCGGCTTCGATTTCGATTGATTCACGTTAGCCACCGTGAGAGCTAGTGCCGTATCGTCTACCTCCGGCGCCGATGATTTCGCCTTTAACATACGAGGCGGTGAAGATTCCGGCGAGGAAGCAACggcttcgtcttcttcttcgtagGATTGAATCAGATCCATCTCTCACGATTTTGCTCTCTTACCACAAGTGTTTGAGAAACTTTATACTGAGATTTTGCCTCTTTTCTCTTCGACAAGGGTTTCAAAATtcctaaatctaaaataagGGTTGCAATTTGTGCGATATTTAGATTTTCAAATATAGCCtcttactatttttttcttttcacatttACCCCAATAGTGTATTTTATTGACATTTACATCCCACTGTCTTACTCGGTGGTTAAAATTATGCAAATCTGGACCAATCTAAAATCACGCCAAGCCAAACTGAATTAAACCGGGATGAATAAAAACGAAACGACAACGTTTTAAGGTTTCTTATGTTGACGGTCAACATATTTATCATAATCGAACTCAAAAGCAATTACTCATCTCATATTTAAAGAACTAACACATGTGTGAAAAAACACACTAGCGTTAGCGTAGACTTATCATTTGGGATTTCATgcttcaaaatatatatatccatagATGATTTTCCGTACTCTCTCTTCTATCCTTGATGGATCAATGCCAATCCGACTAATGATAGCCTGcaaatatatgtaataaaaatttatacgAAAGACATGACACATGCATATACGTGTGTATTATACAAACATATGCGTGTGGATGTGGTACCTGGGCTATGATTGTGTAAGTGGTCCTATCATTCAAGTTCTGAAGATTAGCACTCATTACTTGagctccttcttcttcaaaaatacTCACAAGCTCGTGTAACATTACTCTTTTCATGTTTAGATCCATGATCAGATTCATTTCTATGGTCGAATCCCGCGAACGAATACTGAGTTTGGGTAGAAGAAACGACCCTTCGTAGAGATTCCCGAGTTCTCCTTGTAACAATgtccttttcttctctttcaaataaTTTACATTCTCTTTCAATTGGATCATGTATGATGTCGCTTGATCTATAAGGTGAGGCACTGGTAACTGTTTAGATCCCAAAAAAAACCCCAAGATAATTACTTTCATTAATCTTTTACATGAATGTGGttatattcaatatatataaataaaccgTAAAAACCCTAGCTACGTGAATCATTTATTTGTCAATTAGACACCGTACTTAAAAGAGAGCTAATATGGACGGTCATAGAGGGACAACTGCCTATtcaattaatcaaaatattatctCTTTAGAATAAAACGTACATCTTACAGTAATTATGTAGATAATGTTTGTATTGTTGTATATACGCATAAAACACATCTACAATttaatataagatatatatagagagagaaagagagagagggagagttagagagaaaaaacgGACCTTGCGAGTGGGAGAAACATGAGAAGAAAGTATAGAGAAGAGATGTTTCATGCGCATCCTTCGATCCTTCTCTCTGAGGTTTCGTTGTTCCCTTAACGACGATGAGTTTCCTTCTCCTATTTCTCTTGCTCTCCccattctttttgttttcttttaagcTTTTATGTACaagtttctcttttcaaatccatctctctttatatacagttaaagagatagagaggGCCGGGAGATACAGAGTCACAAATCTCAACTTTGAGAGAAAGAGCTACGTGATTTAGATGAAAGGGATGTTTTGGAAGAAAGTCATGGCTTTTGTGATTGCGTCCGTGAGCTTACACACTAAATTAATAAGATGCATGCATCTTTCCTACCAAGTAAATTTTACTATTTACTTCGGAATTTCCACGTTCTTAAAGAtacaaaagtttcaaaacaattagATATGTTgtttatcattaaaaaaaaaattagatttgttGGTGGGTTGACACATTACTAGGACGCATCATAATTTCGATGTAAGATTTCTAACGTTCAAAGACATAGTTTAGATAGCATCATGCTTACCGTGTGAGATGAGATTCCTAACGTTCAGAgatatgattcttcttctttcagattACTAACCATGAGTTTAAGTCCTGTGATTTACAGTAGGTTTGgagaaaattattatcaaaaatCATTTCAATGGCGTAAAATAGTCAACAGCCACGGTAGACAAAAATGAATTCCTTACAACAgtactatatatgtttctatcaacaaatagaaaaggaaaattgttttgtatacTGATAGAATCGGGACCACTAAATCAAATAGTATCATCATGTTCAATTAATTTGGTGCACGTATTCATTATCCGAGGAAAGTATCATAAGGCGCCATAACCTAAGATTATTCAACAAGCTATCATTATCATAGAAGAAAAGGACACAACACATTCGGCATTCCTTACATAAATTATTAAAGGCCCTCAACTCTCTTTGGCCGTATGGCCGACATCGTTCACCGGATAGGGGATCTACATGGACCGATCGTCTAAACGTTCACCGGAGGTGAATACAAAGACAGAAAATTAAACATGCCTAGTTTTGTTGAGTCTTGGAGTACTCCAGGTAGATGTTGGTCATAACTTTGCCACTGAGCAAACTGACATAAAAAGTAAAAGGAGCCGCAATATGATACTAACACTGTGTATATATCGTCTCGCTGCTTGACCACTTGCTTAGAAACTGAGTAAGGGACAATTATATCCTTATTGCATTTTCCAcatgttattctttttttccttcttcaaatatttgaattcgTACAAGAAGAGAATAGTCATTTGGTAACTATCATAATTCATAGCCATTGAAAATCCGTGACTAGAAATACAGATTAGCccaattttaaaatgttaagcCTATAATTACTTGTAACTAATTCTGTGGCTAGAAAAGGATGATTACTTATAGTTAGAAAATTTGTAGCGAAATTTTTGTTATCGATCTATATATACTGTCCAATTTATATAAGacatttagaaaaaaagatttgtttacTAGTTATGtcgtgtatatatacatgttttttaagttttagttaACTATATTCACATACAAAATCTAACCATGTGTGATTTtaggagaaaacaaagatgaatgTCCTTGCTATCGCAATATGAAAAACTCCAAAAGTGGATCCAAATGCCTATGCCCTTGAACATGTTTTGAAGATAGTCATCAGATGCATAACATCTATCTATTCTATGTATGCAAATATCAATTACGACTATTTTAGACGGCGCctgtaataaaatatttgagcTTAAAATGCtcaatgaaagaaaatttgagaGTTCTTGACAATAAAAGtagataatatattttatatttaaacatgAGATTCTATAAACGTAATAGAGATTAGgcatagaaagaaaagagaaaataaagagattttgaagatgatgTGAGAGGCTTTTTCGTTCATATACTTGAGGAAATGGTATTCAGACATTTGATCATTCTCTTTAACTTAAACAACAATAGGGCTATTACACCAATTCACTCTTAAAAATACTCATAATCTCATGTTTAAAGAACTAAcacatttaatttgttaagaAAAGACTTGTGATTTGGGATTCAATAATGcttcaaaaaattaatcatGAGATTATATCCCTTAATCTCTCTTCTATCCTTGATGGATCAATCCCGATCCGACATATGATAGCCTGCAAATATTCATTTAggtgattattaatttatcatatatatatagtccttcaaaaaaagttcaaactatattttaatgaTATGGAACAAAGAGATgctgctaaaaaaaaaaaaaaaaacatgacaCATGCATGTACCTGGGCTATGATTGTATAAAAGGTCCTATCATTCAAGTTCTGAAGATTAGCACTCATCACTTGagctccttcttcttcaaaaacacTCACAAGCTTGTGTAACATTACTCCTTTCATGTTTAGATCCATAACCAGATTCATTTCTATGATCGAATCCAGTGAACGAATACTGAGTTTTGGCAGAAGAGACGACCCTTCAGAGCGATTTTTGACTTCTCCTCCTAACATTCTCCTTTTCATCTCATTCAAATAGTTTACCTTCTCTTTCAGTTGGATCATGTATGATACCGCTTGATCTATAAGTTGAGGCACTGGCAACTGTTGGTGCCAATAAAAACACACAACCTAGTTACTTCCATGTCTTTTGTATGAATTTGGTTATAATCGTTATATGTATTAACTAAAATGTaatatactagattttaacccgcggtacaccgcgggaacaattgtttttttaaattagtatatataaaagttcgtaaattatatctatctataaaatatatttattttacagtTTACAACTGTTATTAAGTAATGTCCTttcaaacccgtcccgccaaacccgtcccgtaaaaaaaaactacagtACATCGttgatttaaatatataattaaaataaatattttacgggatTACAATTGTACtttagtttgtcaaacaatttttgttttaaatagttgccgaaatctagtttaaattttggagaaataagatttagtgaattgataaaaaaatgtatttaagtgcgttttgctcattttaagggattgcaattgtattttggtttgccaaacattttttgttataaatagtTACCGACatttagttcaaattttgaagaaatctgCGTGATATATGAGAttgtaatatatttgaaatagtTTTGAGAACGATGATTTTGTTACGTTTTAATACATGTACATTTTACTAACTGAAAATATGAGATTGATTATTTGTATAACACGGAAAATATGAGATTGATTCTTTATATTACAATGAAAATGAATGATTCAAAACTAAAGATCATAGTGTAATATAGTTTAgcttagaaaataattaaaacgattttatttatttatttagttttctaaattttagtttagattcagaaaataattgtttaatttccttagaagatgataaacatatatgGAAGATTTgaatctctatatattttaaaaatcaatcaataatGTCAATATAATTAAAGGATAGATTAGAAAAAAGTTTCTTGAAtgctaaataattaatttgttatttataaacaaaatattaaatgctgtaaaaacgaaatattaaataaatatggaaagaaaattctaccttaaaatattttgtactATTAaaaccgattttttttttgcagcaaATTAAAACcgaaaattaataaatacttaagagagattttaggaatgatttttttgaagtaatgTTAGActttttttgaagtaatgGTGGATTTAATATAGAGACATTTTAggcaatatttttgttaggtaaatatttgatttaaaatgtcgattgaaaaaaataaattcagtGGCATTGAGTCGTAAATAAGTTCTAAGtccaggatttatttgttaaaatgactgcaaaaatgtatatatagatatgaaTCATTTGTTTTAACTCTACACTACATATAATGGTCCTAGCTGGCTTGTACTAAATACTGAGAACCCTAGCTAAATGCTGCACTTTGATTGATCTGGTTCAAATCAAGATGATTATCCCTTGATCAGTTCTTTGATTGATCTGGTTAAAATCAAGATGTCCATAGGATTTTCGCAACATAGCCCTTGCCTAAGCGTCTAGGCGCTTAGACAAAACCAACACATACATTACATCTACGAAAAATTATGTActctgtatatataaacaataaaatacatgtagagagagagagacggaCCCTACGAGTGGGAGAAACATGAGAAGAGAGTATGGAGAAGAGATGTTTCATGCGCATTCGTCGTTCTTTCTCTCTGAGGTTTCGTTGTTCCCGTAATGACGATGCGCTTCCTTCTCCTATTTCTCTCGCtctttccattcttcttcttttccttttttaggTTACTATGTTTAATTCCCTCTTTCCAAATCCATCTCTCCCtctataaatataaagagatagagagaaagagccGCGTAATTTTAGatgaaaatgatgtttttCAAAGAAAGTCATGGCTTTTCTGGTTGCGTCCATGAGCTTACACACTActtaatttatacatatatatgcttCTTTTACTTTGTAAGTTCCACTCTTAGAGATACTAAACATGTCCAATATGTTTTTTACTTACTTGGTAAGGTTTTGTTGGACACATTTCTAGAACCTAGATAGTGTTACGCTAGGTTTTGTTCTAGTGAAGCTTGTAGAAAATGTGcttatcaaaatcatttcagCAGAACATAGTAATTAAATTAGTCGGATTATATGTGATGAATTCTTCACATAAGTACCATGTTTGGATcgacaaaaacaacaagggaatttttttgttataccATGATAATTATGTTGATCATTTGTAATAGGCTagataaaattaaagataCCTTTAAATGATAATGTAACAATTCCATGTTTAATTAATAGGTGTCCATATTTATTATCCGAATTACACTATACAGGTCACATATGCTAAGACAATTTGGTGTCAAAAACGAAGAATCTAAGATTATTCAACAAGCTATCATTATTCCTTACCGATATAAAAGACTTTGAACTATTTTTTGGCCGTAAAGCTGACATATTTCACCGGAGATGTCGTTCAATTATACACTTGACCAAGTCTTAttctaataacaaaaataataattatacaCGTGACCAATTCTAGATTGAACTTTCTAACCAATTCTACATGAATCGTTCAccgaataaaaacaaaaacataaaattaaaccTCGCAAAATTGAGTCTTGGAGCCTTTGCTAATTTCTTGAATACTAAAAGCAGATCACTGTTGATctacatataattatttatttctgttGTTCGTTATTTATCCATAACCAAACCATGATTAGAACTAAATCAGTTCTGTGGATGCGGTAAAACAATCTCTTCGTCGAATGACCCCAACCAAATATTCAAATGTACACTTGCTAAAACCCGGTTCATTGGTAGTCCGGTTTGGTTCGTAGTATTTGAGTCAATTTCATATCCCTAGATGTTATGCAGAATTTTGCCACCTAGACCGAACAGAGCGTTTTCAAAACTTGGaaaggaaaaaacacaaagcatTTAGAACATGATGGAACACATGTTAGCCGCaaagaagtaaaagaagaaaaccttcattttgtcttctttcctTGTTTTGCAAAATCGTCCAAAGGAATAACTTGTGTATATTTATCTGTTTTTGGgtataaaagatatatatatatatatcgccTAGTCGTCGCTGCTTGTTGTTGTCAAGGCACACatgtttattctttatttttgtcaaatatttgAATCAAGATCAGCTACTATTCTAAGAAACTGGCTATTTCTAAAATAACACTCACGAATTAGccattatttataaaatggtAACGGTATATTCGAGATTCCAGTCCATACATGttattaataaagaaagattgGATCTCCATATAAAAAATAGCTGTCTCTTACATTGTAGCACTAGCTAAAGATCTTTCAATACTACGTACCTAGTCATACAATTCTTTGAATATGGTTTTAAATTGTATGTGAATATTATTAAGTGAGAATAGTATCGACATAACAAGTATGAAatcttttatttctatatattttatttaacaacCTATAACAAACATTTCACTTCAAATTCTCACTATATGTAGTCCATCATCAACTACTTTCTTTTCGCATATCtttgaagtttttggttttactaaACTAACTCTATCATAAAAGGAGAAAGCTTTAAATTTAACCAGAAATGAAGATGCCCGTGGTTGTACAATTCTTCataatctctcttctcctcacATCTTCATTTTATGTACTTTCAAGCGCTGATTCATGTAAGTGTATACTTAATCTAGTTAGTTATTTTTTAGgttatttatcattttgaaaCTAGTTGTCTGAAATTCTAAGATTTGATTTGTGATGGTGATAAATGAATTAGCAGCATGCGGTGGAAAGTGCAGTGTGAGATGCTCAAAGGCAGATCGAACACATGAGGAGTGCCTTGAGGACTGCGATATATGTTGCCAGAAGTGTAATTGTGTTCCTTCGGGGACTTATGGAAACAAAGATGAATGTCCTTGCTACCGTGATATGAAAAACTCCAAAGGCGGATCCAAGTGTCCTTGAACATTCTTTGAAGATCCTCATCACATACATATTATCTACGTACTATATGTATGGAAATtacatctatatatgtttgatgtATGAAATAAGTTCTGTGAgcttaatgaaaattttgttatcttcaatCCGATTCCTAAACACATCAAGAATAAATCATGTCGAGGTTTATATTTCTCAGCTTCAATTTCACTAAACGAATAACTTGGGATACTATGATGGAATGCAGAATTGAGAATTTACTCTCTCAATTGTCTTAAATTCATAATCCAAGATCTACAAGGGGTAAGTATTAGGACTAACCGATTAAGGGTTTAATAATTATGTAATTCAGAGACTCTAACGCTTTGCATCGACCAAATACTACATTGTAACATAACACAAACTCATTGGATGTGAAAGTACAAAGTAGTATGTctttataataatttgtttccAAGGAAAAAAGACgagaacaaaaactaaaacaagagaaagatcATCCCATGATATTTAAATAGAGAATCAATCTACAAAAAGACGGCAACCtgattttcaaaacaagaaCAGTAGATCAGAGGCAAGCCGGATAGTACATAAAAAAGACTCAAACCCAAACCAAAGAGGCTTTCTCCAACTAGAACGTAAGTCTTTTTTTGAGTCGCTCTGTTTTCGTTTGTGGAGGAACCATATCAAGTTTCGACGCTCACAAGCTCATACTCGATCAGCGAAAGATTGTTATCATCCTTCACGGTGATGTCTGTGGGCTCCTCTGCAACTTCAACACGTCCCCATCTATCAACTGCAAGCCTCATAGAACCCTTGTACATGTCGATCTTCGCATTACGCAGAGTCACTACACTGCCTTCTTTCATCATATCCACTggataaaaatgaataatagCATCAGTCATAAATCTATAAAAAGTACATGAGAAATACTCAAATTATGCAAACAACTAACTATTTCCATAAAGCAATCCACTCTCCTGCTATTATCTGTTTCACAGATTCACAACCAGTATAGACTATAAAGATGCCAACTTAGAACAGAAACTTGCCATTAAAGAAGCTAACTGAGAAGAGAAGCAGTCTCTTAAAAGACCATCACAAAAGCATTTATTCTCTCACCTTGGTCATTTCTTGCAGTAAAGATTATGATTCCAGTCTCATCACCAACTAAGCATTCGGCAATCCGCATCTGACGTGACTGAGGACCCATGGGACGACCTCCTCCTCTCTGCATCACCATCTTCGTGTTGACAACTTTCAC
This sequence is a window from Arabidopsis thaliana chromosome 1 sequence. Protein-coding genes within it:
- a CDS encoding basic helix-loop-helix (bHLH) DNA-binding superfamily protein (basic helix-loop-helix (bHLH) DNA-binding superfamily protein; FUNCTIONS IN: sequence-specific DNA binding transcription factor activity; INVOLVED IN: regulation of transcription; LOCATED IN: nucleus; EXPRESSED IN: 7 plant structures; EXPRESSED DURING: LP.06 six leaves visible, 4 anthesis, LP.10 ten leaves visible, petal differentiation and expansion stage, LP.08 eight leaves visible; CONTAINS InterPro DOMAIN/s: Helix-loop-helix DNA-binding domain (InterPro:IPR001092), Helix-loop-helix DNA-binding (InterPro:IPR011598); BEST Arabidopsis thaliana protein match is: basic helix-loop-helix (bHLH) DNA-binding superfamily protein (TAIR:AT1G10586.1); Has 97 Blast hits to 96 proteins in 11 species: Archae - 0; Bacteria - 0; Metazoa - 0; Fungi - 0; Plants - 97; Viruses - 0; Other Eukaryotes - 0 (source: NCBI BLink).); the encoded protein is MGRAREIGEGNSSSLREQRNLREKDRRMRMKHLFSILSSHVSPTRKLPVPHLIDQATSYMIQLKENVNYLKEKKRTLLQGELGNLYEGSFLLPKLSIRSRDSTIEMNLIMDLNMKRVMLHELVSIFEEEGAQVMSANLQNLNDRTTYTIIAQAIISRIGIDPSRIEERVRKIIYGYIYFEA
- a CDS encoding basic helix-loop-helix (bHLH) DNA-binding superfamily protein (basic helix-loop-helix (bHLH) DNA-binding superfamily protein; FUNCTIONS IN: transcription regulator activity; INVOLVED IN: regulation of transcription; LOCATED IN: nucleus; CONTAINS InterPro DOMAIN/s: Helix-loop-helix DNA-binding domain (InterPro:IPR001092), Helix-loop-helix DNA-binding (InterPro:IPR011598); BEST Arabidopsis thaliana protein match is: basic helix-loop-helix (bHLH) DNA-binding superfamily protein (TAIR:AT1G10585.1); Has 30201 Blast hits to 17322 proteins in 780 species: Archae - 12; Bacteria - 1396; Metazoa - 17338; Fungi - 3422; Plants - 5037; Viruses - 0; Other Eukaryotes - 2996 (source: NCBI BLink).) → MERAREIGEGSASSLREQRNLREKERRMRMKHLFSILSSHVSPTRRLPVPQLIDQAVSYMIQLKEKVNYLNEMKRRMLGGEVKNRSEGSSLLPKLSIRSLDSIIEMNLVMDLNMKGVMLHKLVSVFEEEGAQVMSANLQNLNDRTFYTIIAQAIICRIGIDPSRIEERLRDIIS
- a CDS encoding basic helix-loop-helix (bHLH) DNA-binding superfamily protein, translating into MKVIILGFFLGSKQLPVPHLIDQATSYMIQLKENVNYLKEKKRTLLQGELGNLYEGSFLLPKLSIRSRDSTIEMNLIMDLNMKRVMLHELVSIFEEEGAQVMSANLQNLNDRTTYTIIAQAIISRIGIDPSRIEERVRKIIYGYIYFEA